A single region of the Arthrobacter sp. zg-Y20 genome encodes:
- a CDS encoding universal stress protein: MRYVVGYTANEQGRDALNLAGVLARTQHAGLDLVLVAPEPSPYTAVYPPERGYTDLLDEQLEAWRTEALGLVPADVHADAEIRRADSDAQGLMDAAEDLDAGLIVVGAAGNSIFQRFTVGSVANALLHASSVPVALAPKGYSRTAPLTRITCGIGSRPGAQDVLDAAVEAAARSSLPLRLVSLVALDAPAGKDEAMAEASRHAKAAQAKAEALAGGRCPVSAVVAHGRTIENAIDELDFDKGEIMLIGSSRLAQNHRLFLGTTASKVLRSLPVPMVVIPRDDGAHPAGGPQHTTEEIQ, encoded by the coding sequence GTGCGCTACGTCGTCGGATACACGGCCAATGAACAGGGCCGGGATGCGCTGAACCTCGCGGGTGTGCTGGCCCGAACCCAGCACGCCGGACTGGACCTGGTTCTGGTTGCTCCTGAACCCTCGCCCTACACCGCCGTCTATCCCCCGGAACGCGGCTACACCGACCTGCTCGACGAGCAGCTGGAGGCCTGGCGCACCGAGGCCCTGGGTTTGGTGCCTGCGGATGTCCACGCCGATGCAGAGATCCGGCGGGCTGACTCTGACGCTCAGGGCCTCATGGACGCTGCGGAGGATCTCGATGCCGGACTCATAGTGGTGGGTGCCGCCGGCAACAGCATCTTCCAGCGCTTCACTGTCGGCAGCGTCGCGAATGCCCTCCTCCATGCTTCCTCCGTACCGGTCGCGTTGGCCCCGAAGGGGTACAGCCGCACTGCGCCGCTGACCCGGATCACCTGCGGCATCGGCAGCCGTCCCGGCGCGCAGGACGTGCTCGACGCCGCGGTGGAGGCAGCCGCACGCAGTTCGCTGCCGCTGCGGCTGGTGTCACTGGTGGCGCTGGACGCGCCGGCCGGGAAAGACGAAGCCATGGCGGAAGCGTCCCGCCATGCCAAGGCCGCCCAGGCCAAAGCGGAAGCGCTCGCGGGCGGCCGCTGTCCCGTCAGCGCAGTGGTAGCCCACGGGAGGACCATCGAAAACGCTATTGACGAACTGGATTTCGACAAGGGCGAAATCATGCTTATCGGCTCCAGCCGGCTGGCCCAGAACCACCGGCTGTTCCTGGGCACTACGGCCAGCAAGGTACTTCGCAGCCTTCCCGTACCCATGGTGGTTATCCCCCGCGACGACGGGGCTCATCCTGCCGGCGGTCCACAACACACAACAGAGGAGATCCAATGA
- a CDS encoding HNH endonuclease signature motif containing protein, with translation MTAEPVEQAVRVAHSSTVHGTELVSDAEALLEAARGLSESMANDWQLVNLEEAVEAASVIEDLSRITQYLQVVVAGTVDRHRPADTYGVSSDEQAGSGKGTNTRRRFREFRSTADFLRARLRISRAEAKRRLGLAAAILPANTVTGRSLPPSFPRVAESCADGVLSAAGVELIVQSLEEAQPRLQPDLLDSMEKQLVEVGAQQDHDFLLRTARHWLALIDQETPPGEEELARFQGIFAGRRRSGLNHLHVYCTDEQHEALTTAMNGGANPRVAAREVPSAGITPSDTSSRPPEPSRPQQLLEGLLGAIRAGLATGGVPASGGLRPQVMVTISHDALVAGLATRSEEGIPPSDGTCKSFPIPGAAAFSGPIRAEEVRRLACDADLIPAVLGSAGQVLDLGRATRLFPPHLRKALHARDRGCTFPGCTVPGPWTEAHHVTFWERGGGTSIHNGALLCSFHHHLIHQGNWQVSMQSGIPWFRPPAYVDPDREQLRNTYFHPEAGSQPGSVNKLRVR, from the coding sequence ATGACGGCGGAACCGGTAGAGCAGGCGGTGCGAGTGGCGCACTCCTCCACGGTGCACGGGACGGAGCTGGTTTCTGACGCCGAGGCGCTGCTCGAGGCTGCTCGCGGGCTGAGCGAGTCAATGGCCAATGACTGGCAGCTTGTGAACCTCGAGGAGGCCGTCGAAGCTGCTTCCGTCATTGAAGACCTGTCACGCATCACGCAATACCTGCAGGTCGTCGTGGCCGGCACGGTCGACCGGCACCGTCCGGCCGACACCTATGGTGTCTCTTCGGACGAGCAAGCCGGGAGCGGAAAAGGCACCAACACTAGACGCCGCTTCCGCGAATTCCGCAGTACCGCCGATTTCCTTCGGGCCCGGCTGCGGATCTCGCGGGCCGAAGCGAAGCGCCGGCTGGGTCTCGCCGCTGCGATTCTGCCCGCGAACACTGTCACGGGCCGTTCCCTGCCACCTTCCTTTCCAAGAGTCGCCGAGTCATGTGCCGATGGTGTCCTGTCTGCAGCAGGTGTCGAACTCATCGTTCAGTCCCTGGAAGAGGCGCAACCACGGTTGCAGCCGGATCTGCTCGATTCCATGGAGAAGCAGTTAGTCGAGGTCGGGGCCCAGCAGGATCATGACTTTCTGCTCCGCACTGCACGGCATTGGCTCGCTCTCATCGACCAGGAAACCCCGCCCGGGGAGGAAGAACTCGCACGGTTCCAAGGGATTTTCGCTGGCCGTCGAAGGAGCGGACTAAACCATCTGCACGTCTACTGCACGGACGAACAGCATGAGGCCCTCACAACCGCGATGAACGGCGGCGCGAACCCCCGCGTCGCTGCCCGCGAAGTTCCTTCGGCCGGCATTACGCCGTCGGATACTTCCTCGCGGCCGCCGGAACCAAGCCGCCCTCAGCAACTGTTGGAAGGACTTTTGGGGGCAATCCGAGCTGGCCTCGCTACCGGCGGGGTGCCCGCTTCAGGCGGTCTGCGCCCGCAGGTGATGGTGACTATCAGCCATGACGCACTGGTGGCAGGACTAGCTACCCGTTCCGAGGAAGGCATCCCTCCGTCCGATGGCACCTGCAAATCCTTCCCAATCCCTGGAGCAGCAGCCTTCTCCGGCCCAATCCGCGCAGAAGAGGTACGCAGGCTTGCTTGCGATGCCGATCTGATCCCCGCAGTGTTGGGGTCGGCGGGCCAGGTGCTGGACTTAGGCAGAGCGACACGGTTGTTCCCTCCGCACCTGCGCAAAGCCCTGCATGCGCGCGACCGCGGCTGTACGTTCCCGGGGTGTACTGTCCCCGGGCCTTGGACGGAGGCACACCACGTCACCTTCTGGGAGCGCGGCGGGGGTACCAGTATCCATAACGGAGCATTGCTGTGCTCGTTCCACCACCACCTGATTCATCAGGGGAACTGGCAGGTGTCGATGCAATCCGGCATTCCCTGGTTTCGGCCTCCGGCCTATGTGGATCCGGACCGGGAGCAGCTGAGGAACACCTACTTCCACCCGGAGGCAGGTTCCCAACCCGGTTCGGTAAATAAACTCCGGGTTCGGTGA
- a CDS encoding APC family permease: MSSSSAVVPARGDEGGNGLSRKGLKSGSVGLLGAVVIGISCIAPAYTLTAGLGPTVSEVGVQLPAVFLVGFIPMILVALGYRELNNAMPDSGTSFTWATRAFGPWVGWMGGWGLIAATIIVLSNLAAVAVDFFYLLVAQVTGNDSLADLTTNLPLNILTTCLFIAGACWISYRGIETTKAFQYVLVGFQLLVLGWFSVAAFIHVANGTAFDATAITADWFNPFAVESFSAFAAGVSLSIFVYWGWDVTLTMNEETRNPDKTPGRAATVTVFVIVLIYMMVALATLAFAGVGEGELGAGNPDNQESIFAVLAGPVMGPFAILMSLSILSSSAASLQSTFVSPARTLLAMGHYRALPGKFARISPAHKSPGYATVVAALAAAGFYAFTRVVSENALWDTITALGLMICFYYGITALACVWFFRAEAFSSVRSFLLKFLSPLLGGVILFVMFFKTASDSMDPSYGSGSSVAGVGLVFVLGMGVILLGAVLMFIMYKANPGFFRGETLRKGVAEPVPAELA; the protein is encoded by the coding sequence ATGAGCTCCAGCAGTGCAGTAGTGCCCGCCCGCGGAGACGAAGGCGGAAATGGACTGAGCCGCAAGGGCTTGAAATCCGGCTCCGTGGGCCTGCTGGGCGCCGTCGTCATCGGCATCTCTTGCATAGCCCCCGCCTACACGCTCACCGCCGGCCTGGGCCCCACGGTGTCCGAGGTGGGTGTCCAGCTCCCTGCGGTCTTCCTGGTCGGGTTCATCCCCATGATCCTGGTGGCCTTGGGCTACCGCGAATTAAACAACGCGATGCCGGACTCAGGCACGTCCTTCACCTGGGCCACCCGGGCGTTCGGGCCATGGGTGGGCTGGATGGGCGGCTGGGGTCTGATCGCAGCAACGATCATTGTGCTGTCTAACCTGGCGGCCGTGGCGGTGGACTTCTTCTATTTGCTGGTCGCACAGGTCACGGGGAACGACTCCCTGGCGGACCTGACCACCAACCTGCCGCTGAACATCCTCACCACCTGCCTGTTTATTGCCGGTGCCTGCTGGATCTCCTACCGGGGGATCGAAACCACCAAGGCCTTCCAATACGTGCTGGTGGGTTTCCAGTTGCTGGTTCTGGGATGGTTCTCCGTGGCGGCGTTCATCCACGTGGCTAACGGAACGGCCTTTGATGCCACCGCCATCACCGCCGACTGGTTCAACCCCTTCGCCGTGGAGTCCTTTTCCGCATTCGCTGCCGGAGTATCGCTGTCCATCTTTGTGTACTGGGGCTGGGACGTGACGCTGACCATGAACGAGGAGACCCGCAACCCGGACAAAACCCCGGGGCGGGCAGCCACCGTGACTGTGTTCGTGATTGTCCTGATCTACATGATGGTTGCCCTGGCAACCCTTGCCTTCGCCGGGGTGGGGGAGGGGGAACTCGGGGCCGGCAATCCGGACAACCAAGAGAGCATCTTTGCCGTCCTGGCCGGTCCGGTCATGGGGCCGTTTGCCATATTGATGTCCCTGTCCATTCTCAGCAGCTCCGCTGCGTCGCTGCAGTCCACCTTCGTCTCACCGGCCCGGACGCTGCTCGCGATGGGGCACTACCGGGCGCTTCCCGGCAAGTTCGCCAGGATCAGCCCGGCGCACAAGTCTCCGGGGTATGCCACCGTGGTGGCCGCGCTGGCAGCAGCAGGGTTCTATGCCTTCACGCGGGTGGTCTCCGAGAACGCACTATGGGACACCATCACCGCCCTGGGCCTGATGATTTGCTTCTACTACGGCATCACGGCGCTCGCCTGCGTCTGGTTCTTCCGCGCCGAGGCCTTCAGCTCGGTGCGCAGCTTCCTGCTGAAATTCCTGTCCCCGCTGCTGGGAGGAGTGATCCTGTTCGTCATGTTTTTCAAGACCGCGAGTGACTCCATGGACCCCTCCTACGGCTCCGGGTCCTCCGTGGCCGGGGTTGGGCTGGTATTCGTCCTGGGCATGGGCGTAATCCTTCTCGGAGCGGTGCTGATGTTCATCATGTACAAGGCCAATCCGGGGTTCTTCCGCGGTGAAACACTGCGAAAGGGAGTCGCTGAACCGGTTCCGGCGGAACTTGCGTAA
- a CDS encoding FAD-dependent oxidoreductase translates to MTNPAAESPQRPLRVAIIGAGPAGVYAADILTKAERDFEVSIDLFDQYPAPYGLIRYGVAPDHPRIKGIVNALHKVLDRGDIRFLGNVNYGRDLTLTDFRHFYDAIIFATGAIKDAPLNVPGVELEGSFGGADFVSWYDGHPDVPREWPLDAKEVAVIGNGNVALDVARILSKHADDLLTTEIPANVYEGLKKSPVTDVHIFGRRGPAQVKFTPLELRELSHSRDVDIVLYPEDFEFDEGSDEQIRTNNQTKTMVNTLTNWLVEEQDTGASRRLHLHFLHSPVEIYDDAANPGKVAGMKFERTELDGTGNVRGTGEIVDYPVQAVYRAIGYFGSELPEVGYDERRGVIPNEGGRVINEDGTPVPGIYTTGWIKRGPVGLIGHTKGDALETIGFLLEDRLNLPAASHPDPSSIIELLEERGVKYTTWEGWLKLDAYERSLGASYIHPDSTAAELVRERVKVVDREEMTRISRGE, encoded by the coding sequence GTGACTAACCCAGCCGCGGAGAGCCCCCAGCGTCCCTTGAGGGTCGCCATTATCGGTGCAGGCCCCGCCGGTGTTTACGCCGCCGACATCCTTACCAAGGCCGAGCGGGACTTTGAGGTCAGCATTGACCTTTTCGACCAGTACCCCGCCCCTTACGGCCTGATCCGCTACGGGGTGGCACCCGACCACCCGCGGATCAAGGGCATCGTCAACGCCCTGCACAAGGTGCTGGACCGCGGCGACATCCGCTTCCTCGGCAACGTCAACTACGGACGCGACCTGACGCTGACGGACTTCCGGCACTTCTATGACGCCATCATCTTCGCCACCGGCGCCATCAAGGACGCACCCCTGAACGTGCCCGGCGTCGAGCTGGAAGGCTCCTTCGGCGGAGCCGACTTCGTCTCCTGGTATGACGGGCACCCGGACGTTCCGCGTGAATGGCCGCTGGACGCGAAGGAAGTTGCCGTGATTGGCAACGGCAACGTAGCCCTCGACGTCGCGCGCATCCTTTCCAAGCACGCCGATGACCTGCTCACCACGGAGATCCCGGCGAACGTCTACGAGGGCCTGAAGAAGTCCCCGGTGACGGATGTGCACATCTTCGGACGCCGCGGCCCGGCGCAGGTGAAGTTCACGCCCCTGGAACTGCGCGAGCTTTCGCACTCACGCGACGTCGACATTGTGCTCTACCCCGAGGACTTTGAATTCGACGAGGGCTCTGATGAGCAGATCCGCACGAACAACCAGACCAAAACCATGGTCAACACCCTGACCAACTGGTTGGTGGAGGAGCAGGACACCGGCGCCTCCCGCCGCCTGCACCTGCACTTCCTGCACAGCCCCGTGGAGATTTACGACGACGCCGCGAACCCGGGCAAGGTTGCGGGCATGAAGTTCGAACGTACGGAACTGGACGGAACCGGCAACGTACGCGGCACCGGCGAGATTGTTGACTACCCCGTCCAGGCCGTATACCGGGCCATCGGCTACTTTGGCTCCGAGCTGCCCGAGGTGGGCTACGACGAGCGCCGCGGCGTGATCCCGAACGAGGGCGGCCGCGTCATCAACGAAGACGGCACCCCCGTCCCGGGCATCTACACCACGGGTTGGATCAAGCGCGGCCCGGTGGGCCTGATCGGGCATACCAAGGGTGATGCGCTGGAGACCATCGGCTTCCTGCTCGAGGACCGGCTGAACCTTCCCGCCGCCTCGCACCCGGATCCCTCCTCCATCATCGAGCTGCTGGAGGAACGGGGCGTCAAATACACCACTTGGGAGGGCTGGCTGAAGCTGGATGCCTACGAGCGCAGCCTCGGCGCCTCCTACATCCACCCGGATTCGACTGCTGCCGAACTCGTCCGCGAGCGCGTCAAGGTGGTTGACCGCGAGGAAATGACCCGCATCTCCCGCGGCGAATAA
- the rarD gene encoding EamA family transporter RarD encodes MLFGVAAYGLWGLLPLYFMVLKPAGAVEIVANRVVWSLVFCAILLTVMRAWKPMLAAGRNPRIVGTLGGAALLIAVNWLTYSWAVLNEHAVEAALGYFINPLVSVLLGVLVLKEKLRPLQWAAMGVGFIAVLVLALAYGNMPWIALALAFSFGFYGLVKKGIGSRVDAVSSLTIETAVLTPIAAAVMIWLGVSGAATLTTNGPAHMWLLIASGVITAVPLIFFGAAARRLPLSTVGLLQYLAPTLQFILALTVFKEAMPPERWAGFGLVWLALVMLTVDMIGGPRRNRKLRAAAAAA; translated from the coding sequence ATCCTGTTTGGTGTTGCCGCCTATGGCCTCTGGGGGCTGCTTCCCCTGTACTTCATGGTGCTCAAGCCCGCCGGAGCGGTGGAGATCGTGGCCAACCGCGTGGTGTGGTCACTGGTGTTCTGCGCCATCCTGCTGACCGTGATGCGGGCATGGAAGCCCATGCTCGCCGCCGGCCGCAACCCGCGCATCGTGGGCACCCTGGGTGGCGCTGCCCTGCTGATTGCCGTGAATTGGCTGACCTATTCCTGGGCCGTCCTGAATGAACACGCCGTTGAAGCGGCACTGGGCTACTTCATCAACCCGCTGGTTTCGGTACTGCTGGGTGTCCTGGTGCTCAAGGAAAAGCTCCGCCCTCTGCAGTGGGCGGCCATGGGCGTGGGCTTCATTGCCGTCCTGGTGCTTGCCTTGGCCTACGGAAACATGCCTTGGATCGCCCTGGCCCTGGCGTTCAGCTTCGGGTTCTACGGACTGGTCAAGAAAGGCATCGGCTCCCGGGTCGACGCCGTTTCCAGCCTCACCATTGAAACCGCCGTGCTGACCCCGATTGCCGCCGCCGTCATGATCTGGCTCGGGGTATCCGGCGCCGCCACGCTGACCACCAACGGGCCGGCTCATATGTGGCTGCTGATCGCTTCCGGCGTCATCACCGCCGTCCCCCTGATCTTCTTCGGCGCCGCTGCCCGCCGGCTGCCGCTTTCCACCGTAGGACTGCTGCAGTATCTGGCCCCCACGCTGCAGTTCATCCTCGCGCTAACCGTATTCAAGGAAGCCATGCCGCCGGAGCGGTGGGCCGGCTTCGGGCTGGTGTGGCTGGCACTCGTGATGCTGACCGTCGACATGATCGGCGGACCCCGGCGCAACCGCAAGCTGCGGGCTGCGGCCGCTGCCGCGTAG